One part of the Drosophila teissieri strain GT53w chromosome 3R, Prin_Dtei_1.1, whole genome shotgun sequence genome encodes these proteins:
- the LOC122619006 gene encoding histone acetyltransferase type B catalytic subunit: MAQIEKYQDLVIDALEVVDFKLIRDKADINNDALTFHPAMAHQIFGETETIFGYQDLHVRVMYTAGPLHIYLGVEYGNRVNEISGGEIKADDVVSTIAQSLPDGCYFINLDEFLKTLDKADKFQPFGEKISEYRRVSDDGSERLFEIYQCDYKSSAFLKFFARLQTFILWFVDAASYIDTDDPQWCYFLCYEKYKNTDGQWQYATAGYTTVYEYYAYPQNKRPRISQMLILPPFQKLGLATQLVESIYKFYQSQKNVVDITVEDPSEDFQRLRNFVDARSCMELKSFARGEIVKGFNKEMVREAREALKLNPRQVRKVYELLRLFYTNVKDEKEYRSYRLEVKKRLNAVYYKQLKDLKKMERFKMDTEMLRARLPTIQQRMEQLQEEYSVVEQDYQSTIAKLRA, from the exons ATGGCACAAATCGAGAAGTACCAGGACTTGGTAATCGATGCTCTGGAAGTGGTAGACTTTAAGCTGA TCCGTGACAAGGCCGACATCAACAATGACGCCCTGACCTTCCATCCCGCAATGGCCCACCAGATTTTCGGCGAGACCGAGACCATCTTCGGCTACCAGGACTTGCACGTACGTGTAATGTACACGGCAGGACCTTTGCACATCTACCTGGGTGTTGAGTACGGCAATCGGGTGAACGAGATCTCAGGCGGAGAGATCAAGGCCGACGACGTCGTCAGCACAATTGCCCAAAGTCTGCCGGACGGTTGCTACTTCATTAATCTTGATGAGTTTCTCAAGACTCTGGACAAGGCTGACAAATTCCAGCCTTTCGGCGAGAAGATTAGCGAATACAGACGGGTATCGGACGACGGCAGCGAGCGGCTTTTCGAGATCTACCAGTGCGACTACAAGAGCTCTGCATTCTTAAAGTTTTTTGCTCGGCTGCAGACGTTCATCTTGTGGTTCGTTGACGCTGCCTCCTACATCGACACTGATGATCCACAGTGGTGCTACTTCTTATG CTACGAAAAGTACAAGAACACTGATGGCCAGTGGCAATATGCCACAGCTGGTTACACCACTGTATACGAGTACTACGCCTATCCTCAAAACAAGAGGCCTAGAATAAGTCAGATGCTGATACTGCCGCCTTTCCAGAAACTCGGCTTGGCTACCCAATTGGTCGAGAGCATTTACAAGTTTTATCAGTCGCAGAAGAATGTTGTAGACATAACAGTGGAGGATCCATCCGAGGACTTTCAGCGCTTGCGGAATTTTGTGGACGCACGATCTTGCATGGAATTGAAGTCGTTTGCCCGAGGCGAGATCGTGAAGGGTTTCAACAAGGAGATGGTGCGGGAAGCTCGCGAGGCTCTGAAGCTCAATCCCCGCCAGGTGCGTAAAGTGTACGAGCTGCTGCGTCTATTCTACACCAATGTGAAGGATGAAAAGGAGTACCGATCCTATCGTCTGGAAGTTAAGAAACGGCTTAACGCGGTCTATTACAAGCAGTTGAAGGATTTGAAGAAAATGGAGCGCTTCAAGATGGACACTGAAATGCTGCGTGCCCGCCTGCCAACGATTCAACAACGCATGGAGCAGCTACAGGAGGAATACAGTGTGGTTGAGCAAGATTACCAGAGCACCATTGCTAAACTAAGGGCCTAG
- the LOC122619004 gene encoding 26S proteasome non-ATPase regulatory subunit 12 produces MDTYLFDGGRITKMEVDYEPACNEKIPLAKELAKKNPDAFHEAIEMMLQLEKQTRLGADMVSCSRVLVAICQICFDASNWNALNEYVSLLVRRRSQLKQAVVKMIQECVTYVDKTPDKETKLKLIDTLRSVTEGKIYVEIERARLTKILADIKEADGDVAGAATVMEELQVETYGSMDKREKVELILEQMRLCLLKEDYVSTQIIAKKISIKFFDDPAQHDLKLKFYYLMIQLNRDTSFLNTSRHYQAIAEPPRKKTGLTPVDSAASTDEQKKKDEDKKKKDEDDKDKKPEVAPEPEVETELTEEQKKELTEKLVCAVLYCVLAPFDNEQSDMMAHLSKNKKLEEVPAYKEILRLFMSKELINFDTFNADFGLVLAENEMFKESTKHGKKCITELKDRLIEHNIRIIAMYYSRLHLARMSELLNLPTSRCEEYLSKLANTDTIRVKIDRPAGIIYFTQKKTASDILNNWATDVNQLMSLVNKTCHLINKEECVYSVMCAVED; encoded by the exons ATGGACACCTATTTGTTTGATGGCGGCCGCATCACCAAGATGGAGGTGGACTACGAGCCGGCGTGCAATGAGAAAATCCCCctggccaaggagctggccaaaaaaaaccCCGACGCATTTCACGAAGCTATCGAAATGATGCTGCAACTGGAGAAGCAGACGCGCCTCGGCGCCGACATGGTTTCCTGCTCACGAGTTCTAGTGGCGATCTGCCAGATCTGCTTTGACGCGTCCAACTGGAACGCCCTTAACGAGTACGTTTCCCTGTTGGTACGCCGTCGCTCCCAGCTGAAGCAGGCCGTGGTCAAGATGATCCAAGAGTGTGTCACATACGTAGACAAGACGCCCGACAAAGAGACTAAGCTGAAGCTGATTGACACACTTCGATCGGTTACCGAGGGCAAGATTTACGTTGAGATTGAGCGAGCCCGTCTAACTAAGATTCTGGCCGACATTAAAGAGGCCGATGGCGATGTCGCCGGAGCTGCCACCGTCATGGAGGAGCTACAAGTAGAGACATATGGCTCGATGGATAAACGCGAGAAGGTGGAGCTCATCCTGGAGCAGATGCGCCTTTGCCTGTTGAAGGAGGACTACGTATCCACGCAGATCATTGCCAAGAAGATCAGCATAAAGTTCTTCGACGATCCGGCTCAGCATGACCTCAAGCTAAAGTTCTATTATCTAATGATTCAGTTAAACAGAGACACCTCCTTCCTAAATACTTCGCGCCATTATCAGGCCATAGCGGAACCTCCGCGCAAAAAGACTGGCCTTACACCAGTGGATTCTGCCGCGTCCACGGatgagcaaaaaaaaaaggacgaggacaagaaaaagaaggacGAAGATGATAAGGATAAGAAGCCAGAGGTTGCTCCAGAGCCTGAGGTCGAAACTGAGCTAACTgaggagcagaagaaggaGCTGACAGAAAAGCTGGTTTGTGCTGTGCTATATTGCGTTTTAGCTCCTTTCGACAACGAACAGAGCGACATGATGGCCCACCTCTCGAAGAACAAGAAGCTGGAAGAAGTGCCAGCCTACAA GGAAATTCTGCGCTTGTTCATGTCAAAGGAGCTAATCAACTTCGACACATTTAATGCAGACTTTGGGCTCGTGCTGGCTGAAAATGAGATGTTTAAGGAAAGCACAAAACACGGAAAGAAGTGTATCACCGAGCTCAAAGATCGTCTGATAGAGCAT AACATTCGCATCATTGCCATGTATTACTCCCGACTGCATTTGGCGCGCATGAGTGAACTTCTGAACCTGCCCACGAGCCGCTGCGAGGAGTATCTTTCTAAGCTGGCGAACACCGATACCATCCGCGTAAAGATCGACCGTCCCGCCGGCATAATTTACTTTACCCAAAAGAAGACCGCATCCGACATCCTGAACAACTGGGCCACCGATGTGAACCAACTGATGTCCCTGGTCAACAAGACCTGCCACTTGATTAACAAGGAAGAGTGCGTCTACTCTGTCATGTGCGCAGTCGAGGATTAG
- the LOC122619005 gene encoding histone PARylation factor 1-like, with protein MPKENCKYWDKCYQRNPAHLSKYNHPEKQEEKEGGAVGKSVPKRSAFSPSGEKEDGKHTEQVDQDKPNTSTLSTDIVNKEMAMGNYEAETEELHKEAMSNIAGKNYMEILEKRIRLSVQKEYDNLCESNEFIRHKFLVEMPSDFYEFWKFVGSLKIDPADPKVAGLQHLDNVFQLQLVGPFEFLAGKFHGAQLGEPGDYLRHWRFYYDPPEFQTIFVRRETGIHYGYWRDVPQDKDNLLIARNDSAKGCEFQFVAGNAFDAFLYYLEHDFAATPFSGGQLAGTKKEVQKYLSDNSLETAQLDRLLRERNKRVVAKTFHRAGIVVPFDRKTQLGYRPLPVSDSELKKMLAVLERKDVDNGAAKQAVLEKLQPVANAANIAVDELDFGSALELGIDVFCSGHKELHMLASSLLVPAYSMLSRPQFIAIAKAHMEQRRREVNLSIFEVLK; from the coding sequence ATGCCCaaagaaaattgtaaataCTGGGACAAGTGCTACCAGCGAAATCCCGCCCATTTGTCAAAATACAATCATCCAGAaaagcaagaagaaaaagagGGTGGCGCAGTAGGCAaaagtgtgccaaaaagaagTGCATTCTCGCCATCAGGAGAAAAGGAAGATGGAAAACACACCGAGCAAGTAGACCAGGATAAGCCTAATACGAGTACCTTAAGTACGGATATAGTGAACAAGGAAATGGCCATGGGCAATTATGAAGCCGAAACCGAGGAGCTTCATAAAGAGGCCATGAGCAACATAGCCGGGAAGAACTACATGGAGATCTTGGAGAAGCGCATTCGCCTGTCCGTGCAGAAGGAGTACGACAATCTCTGCGAGTCCAACGAGTTCATCCGACACAAGTTTCTTGTCGAAATGCCGTCGGACTTCTATGAATTTTGGAAGTTTGTGGGTAGCTTAAAAATTGATCCTGCGGACCCCAAGGTTGCTGGCTTGCAGCACCTAGACAATGTTTTTCAACTACAGTTGGTGGGTCCCTTTGAGTTCCTAGCCGGCAAATTCCACGGCGCCCAACTAGGCGAACCGGGGGACTACCTGCGCCACTGGCGATTCTACTACGATCCACCAGAGTTTCAGACGATCTTCGTCCGCCGAGAAACAGGGATTCACTACGGTTACTGGCGTGATGTGCCGCAGGACAAGGATAATCTCTTAATAGCCCGCAATGACTCTGCGAAAGGCTGCGAGTTCCAATTTGTGGCTGGAAATGCCTTCGATGCATTCCTCTACTATCTGGAACACGATTTTGCGGCCACTCCGTTTTCAGGCGGGCAGTTGGCGGGAACCAAAAAGGAGGTGCAGAAATACTTGAGTGACAATTCCCTGGAAACGGCCCAGCTTGACCGTCTGCTGAGGGAGCGCAACAAGCGTGTTGTGGCCAAGACATTCCACCGAGCCGGCATTGTTGTACCCTTTGACCGGAAGACCCAACTGGGCTACCGCCCGCTGCCCGTCAGCGATTCCGAGCTCAAGAAGATGCTGGCTGTGCTAGAGCGGAAGGACGTCGATAATGGAGCGGCCAAGCAGGCGGTTCTTGAAAAGCTGCAACCGGTGGCCAACGCTGCCAACATAGCAGTTGATGAATTGGACTTTGGCAGCGCCCTGGAACTAGGCATCGATGTGTTTTGCAGTGGGCACAAGGAGCTGCACATGCTTGCCTCATCGTTGCTGGTACCCGCCTATTCAATGCTTTCCCGTCCACAGTTCATAGCCATAGCTAAGGCGCACATGGAGCAACGTAGGCGGGAGGTGAACCTCAGCATTTTTGAAGTACTTAAGTAG
- the LOC122619007 gene encoding uncharacterized protein LOC122619007 codes for MSCPGFGELNIPSSRAFWDDCDEDELENLKPVEKLQLKFDESAGEAAPVESEILVVIEGVNVTHFATSLLSKDSKRVCTIPANNSSLHWSPSSKQLLAIINEDLTSSGEVAVLLLPYAKVAKKVITLTLKPKVEFKSEDIQHYRDHIAIVRGIGANQKNITELEAPNFIAGVAAGVASWRDQVEFPVTSFVIYTDKLPLDATAAQPVIKVLQSAGVACSSSYIPPRKDSSYLYM; via the exons ATGAGCTGTCCAGGATTTGGAGAACTTAATATACCCTCGTCGCGTGCCTTCTGGGACGACTGCGACGAGGATGAATTGGAGAACCTGAAGCCTGTGGAGAA GCTGCAGCTGAAATTCGATGAGTCCGCGGGAGAAGCTGCTCCTGTGGAGAGTGAAATCCTGGTGGTCATTGAGGGAGTTAACGTGACTCACTTCGCAACCTCTCTGCTATCAAAGGATTCAAAACGCGTGTGCACCATTCCTGCCAACAACTCGTCCCTGCACTGGAGTCCATCGTCTAAACAGTTGCTGGCCATAATCAATGAGGACCTAACCAGCAGCGGCGAGGTTGCGGTGCTCCTACTGCCGTACGCCAAGGTGGCTAAAAAAGTGATCACTCTCACGCTTAAGCCAAAGGTCGAGTTTAAAAGCGAGGATATCCAGCACTACCGGGATCACATTGCCATTGTCCGCGGCATAGGCGCCAACCAAAAGAATATCACTGAACTAGAGGCTCCCAACTTTATTGCTGGAGTGGCAGCAGGCG ttgccagttggcgTGATCAGGTGGAATTTCCCGTTACCTCCTTCGTTATTTACACTGACAAGCTGCCCCTTGACGCCACAGCTGCCCAGCCGGTGATCAAGGTACTTCAAAGCGCGGGCGTGGCCTGCAGCTCAAGCTACATCCCACCGCGCAAGGATAGCTCCTATCTGTACATGTGA
- the LOC122619237 gene encoding zinc finger protein 800 produces MRKRSSRCNSDTFKEEQMDHNGDDISLLQRPLRTAHTGFEEARRAYEDGTSEVRQLLSLECSLIYECKVCRNMFRSLANFISHKRVFCCVSARSANGSGYTDQNSTMIIQTGGGPSPQDIEHMLRSRSTGCSPVPREVRPLRGGGGSIRDLSGVIERLRREKAPSQAKRSSSTVLQLESVPNSSQAVYQTIKVDQDDSIRTELDEVHRMLNPSETIVGPDGKALASVKLENNGGSDSGETGEQSISDETETSIFCEICNLTFQTHKTLEVHIQKHHSSSAFVFQCPACSLTFLQAAAVIRHLSKDHKKPTRRIRMMRNTILKRRIQQGDVQPKGPCRELKRLQLSDDVVGYDPEPLDGSGEHRKIMSLCIYCEKSFERRAALSTHLLNCRAKQEALAKPAPSVKKLKMKSNDSGLDAADDDPTTSIRLPKNEPIKTEEIALNEMFADLPEPNDSFAPGLHTVSLDQLNLGNVSDSASDEASNTDDEHELTLGAGPESNADIKRKAKKKRNVPVEKQLRCRCKICHKQFNALGNLRRHISMFHYRARRFGCNLCEYRAFRRYDIVNHLGFTHKIEGDRDQLTEQYVSTHECEYSRDDVDGDIILLDREEELTGTEKDAKPPIKTYERRLKRLKTITESVGEVQPKSPTAAIKEEPGQEPLESTPTSSKKRRKSRTQISPESGEHPQDKRPIRKRVKAVNKDFVYDLVSFKPDGSGQQLPGVQAVESMRAKLRRPATVSNDESKHKQCEAYITEEKKPLVLGITRRIMLELVSQGLAVSATLPELPSERPQIRPRLISHSRSESGSQQKQNFVETTVDPAPETESFIEKIAKRTAAAGKDNAVISNLWNKVNTAIAQQKKVQEPIHETQPEKKSETVKSKSPLPTSPSPPSICEDIVPETLATTGMDCLRGKGSQAGASTMFPALPKPPSVLQAAANGTIQFTLDSLLRAALQN; encoded by the exons ATGAGGAAGCGAAGCTCGCGTTGTAACTCTGACACTTTCAAGGAGGAGCAGATGGATCACAACGGTGACGACATCAGCCTGCTGCAGCGCCCGTTACGCACCGCCCACACGGGATTCGAGGAGGCCCGTCGGGCCTATGAGGATGGCACCAGTGAG GTGCGCCAGCTTCTTAGTCTGGAGTGCAGCCTGATCTACGAGTGCAAGGTGTGCCGCAACATGTTTCGCAGCCTAGCAAATTTCATCAGCCACAAACGCGTCTTTTGCTGCGTCAGCGCTCGTTCCGCGAATGGCAGTGGATACACA GATCAGAATTCCACTATGATCATACAAACGGGTGGTGGACCATCGCCGCAGGACATCGAACATATGCTCCGCAGCAGAAGCACGGGATGCTCCCCTGTTCCGCGCGAAGTGCGTCCTTTACGAGGAGGAGGTGGCAGCATAAGAGACCTGAGTGGTGTTATTGAGCGTCTGCGACGAGAAAAGGCTCCATCACAGGCCAAGCGAAGCTCCTCGACTGTTCTGCAGCTGGAGTCTGTGCCCAACTCCAGCCAGGCTGTTTATCAGACCATCAAAGTGGACCAGGATGACAGCATAAGAACAGAACTTGACGAGGTGCATCGCATGCTTAATCCATCTGAAACCATTGTGGGACCTGACGGCAAGGCTTTGGCATCCGTTAAGCTAGAAAACAATGGAGGCAGCGACTCTGGCGAAACCGGCGAGCAGTCCATCAGCGATGAAACGGAAACGAGTATTTTCTGCGAGATCT GCAATCTGACTTTTCAGACGCACAAAACGCTTGAGGTGCACATTCAGAAGCATCACTCATCATCGGCGTTTGTGTTTCAGTGCCCAGCCTGTTCGCTGACCTTTTTACAGGCCGCTGCTGTTATTCGTCATTTATCGAAGGATCACAA AAAACCAACTCGGCGCATTCGAATGATGCGGAACACTATCCTTAAGCGACGTATTCAGCAGGGAGATGTTCAGCCAAAGGGCCCCTGCCGGGAGTTGAAGCGGCTACAGCTCTCCGACGACGTGGTGGGCTATGACCCTGAGCCATTAGATGGCAGCGGTGAGCACCGTAAGATCATGTCTCTGTGTATCTATTGCGAAAAATCATTCGAGCGTCGCGCTGCCTTGTCAACACACCTGCTCAATTGTCGGGCGAAGCAGGAGGCGCTGGCCAAGCCGGCTCCTTCCGTCAAAAAGCTGAAGATGAAGAGTAATGATTCCGGTTTGGATGCAGCTGATGACGATCCAACTACATCCATACGTTTGCCGAAAAATGAACCTATAAAAACCGAGGAAATTGCTCTGAATGAGATGTTCGCTGATCTACCAGAGCCGAACGACTCATTTGCACCTGGTTTGCACACAGTGTCATTGGACCAGCTCAATTTAGGCAATGTAAGTGACTCTGCTAGTGATGAAGCCTCTAACACTGACGACGAGCACGAGCTTACATTAGGTGCCGGACCCGAATCCAATGCCGATATCAAGCGtaaggccaaaaaaaaacgtaacGTCCCAGTTGAGAAGCAGCTGCGATGTCGCTGTAAGATCTGCCACAAGCAGTTCAATGCCCTCGGAAATCTACGTCGACACATATCCATGTTCCATTACCGCGCACGCCGTTTCGGCTGTAATCTTTGTGAATATCGCGCATTTAGGCGATACGATATTGTAAATCATTTGGGATTTACTCATAAGATAGAGGGAGACCGAGACCAGCTAACGGAGCAATATGTGTCCACCCACGAGTGCGAGTACTCTCGAGACGATGTTGACGGAGATATAATTTTGCTGGATAGGGAGGAGGAGCTTACAGGGACGGAGAAGGATGCCAAACCCCCTATTAAAACATATGAAAGGCGCTTGAAGCGTCTTAAAACCATAACAGAATCTGTTGGTGAAGTGCAACCCAAATCACCAACAGCCGCGATTAAAGAAGAACCCGGTCAGGAGCCGCTGGAGAGCACTCCCACGTCCAGCAAGAAGCGCCGCAAGTCTCGGACCCAAATTTCCCCCGAATCTGGAGAACATCCCCAAGATAAGCGTCCTATCCGTAAGCGCGTTAAGGCGGTCAACAAGGACTTTGTCTACGATTTGGTTAGTTTCAAACCAGATGGCTCAGGACAGCAACTTCCTGGAGTGCAGGCCGTAGAATCCATGCGGGCCAAGCTGCGACGTCCGGCGACGGTAAGCAATGATGAAAGTAAGCACAAACAGTGCGAAGCCTACATTACGGAAGAGAAAAAGCCTCTTGTGTTGGGCATCACACGACGAATCATGCTGGAACTCGTGAGCCAGGGTCTGGCGGTGTCTGCTACTTTACCAGAATTGCCCTCAGAGCGACCGCAGATACGACCTCGTCTTATCTCACACTCACGGAGCGAAAGCGGTtcgcagcaaaagcaaaattttGTAGAAACTACAGTGGATCCTGCTCCGGAAACTGAGAGTTTCATCGAGAAGATTGCGAAGCgaacagcagctgctggcaaGGATAACGCTGTTATCAGCAATCTGTGGAACAAGGTCAACACTGCGATTGCCCAGCAGAAGAAGGTACAGGAGCCAATTCATGAGACTCAGCCAGAAAAAAAGTCGGAAACAGTAAAATCAAAGAGCCCTCTGCCAACGTCACCGTCGCCGCCCAGCATATGCGAAGACATCGTGCCCGAAACGCTGGCAACCACTGGTATGGATTGCCTGCGCGGGAAGGGCAGTCAAGCGGGAGCTTCGACAATGTTTCCGGCCCTGCCCAAGCCGCCATCCGTTTTGCAGGCGGCTGCCAATGGGACGATACAGTTCACCCTGGACAGTCTCCTGCGAGCCGCTCTGCAGAACTAA